The genomic DNA GCTGTGATACAGAGACGTTTGAAGTAGGGGGTGGCTCAAATGTGAGACAACTGTGGCCTCTAGGTTTCTAAAGATCAGTTACCCTGGTTCTCCTTTATTACAGCCACAGTTCACATGGTAGAAATGGGATAAATTTACATACCTAGTGATAATAAATGATAGAATGAGTTGTGTGTGACTTGTCTTATGTTTTTCTTCTGGCTAACTTAAAGTCAAAAGGGGATATATAGATGACTTACCTACAGTTGTTGTCTTTGAATGATTATTGCACTTATAATTTAATCACAACACTGGGAATAGTAGTTATGGATATATGAAATCACTGTCTTCAGCTGGTACAAGACTTGTCAAAATGGGAGATGGGCTTTTGATGTATTTGTGTAGCTTCAGACTTCTTTATTGCAAATTTATCTGCTTGTTTCTTCTCTCATTTCCTGAGAGCACAGGAGGATTTGAAAATAAAGGTAGGTCGGAGCTGCAGAATGCAGGAAACTGAAAGAAATATCTTCTCTTGCCTTAGGGTAACAGTGTTTGgattcttggttttgtttttttttttttttttttttagtgtttttgttttgttttccagctttaTAAAAGCTGTTCCTAGATATATACAAGCTTTTTTTGCCCAATTAGTTTTTCAGTGCAGAGGTGAATAAGACTCGAGTTGTACATGTGTGCATATGTAGCCATACATAACTTTTAAAGGTCTGGTGCCCTGTGTTAGGTGCTCTTCAGTTGTTTATAAAAACTGTTCAGAAAAACTGATCTCCAAGCAAGTGTGGACATGGTAGGACTTTACAAAATTGTGCTGTTCCACAGACTGCACTATAGCTCTGTACCACGCTGCAAGGGTTACATGCatagggaaggaaaagagaagtgtGTTATTCACAAAAGCAAGTGGAGCTGTTATGTATCGGGAGGAGCTTCACTCATTTAATTTGAAAACCCAGATTTTTTTAGGATCACAGCATCCTGCTTTCCTAGATAGTGCCTTTGAATTtgaaacccccccccccccccccccccctttgcTCGCTAATGCCTTCTACTGTTCAGGCATTTggctttgctgtttttttcagtgagatCCTATTAATTCGGTTACATTGTCCTTGGTAACTGCTAAAGCCCTGAGTATTTAtctggtgtttgtttgtttgcttttgttttaaatgtaaactgatttttaatggcttttttaGACTCCTACATTGTGCTCATGGACAGGCTTGATCTCACACAGTGacctctgggagctgtgcaggtcAAGTCACAAATGTCCTAGAGAGACAAATAATATTAGAACTTTATTGAAGGCAGTAATGCTTAAATGCTGAGGACAATACAGTGATGGAATCCAAATGATGGGAGCTTAACAATTTAGGTGGGAGCCACAGGCTATAATGTTACCCCATGGACTAAGGGACTGGTCCTTACAAGTGTATCTGCTGCGTCAGGACTTCTGTTGACACACCgacatttaaaaacatttattttcatgtagTTTTGTGGGTATTTGTAGTATCCTGGggcaaatttaatttctgtgtaaGGTTGGAGCCAGCTGGTCTATAGAGACTGTGTCTGTGAGGTGGTCCTTGCCTTCTGCTGCGTGgtgagggatggaggcaggatTTTCAGAATGTAAGGTGCGCATCTTAGTCCTGTGTGTTCTTTTTTATTGAACAGTTCCCAGTTCTAAGCAATAAAGAAAATGTATCATTATCCTTAAACTATGAGAGAAGCCTAAAAATCTTCCAGATGCTTACTGATATTCTGCTCTGATTTAAGGTTTGAGGTGTTTCAGCTATGTGTCATGTCATCTCCCAGTTTAAACTTTGATAGCTaattcagttttgtttcttgtttggAAGATGTTGTTTAATATTTCTAGGAATTCTGCATCTTTAAGGAGAACCTCTTTAGTAAAGCTTTGTTTAGAAAGTATTGAGAGGTAGTAGCAGGTTTGGTTTATTTATGAAGGGAATGTTTGCATTCTCCTACACACTACAGTGTTGAATAAACACATATTGTCTTTTGGTGTGTACTTGTAATTATGATAATGGTAACATTCACAAATAATTTCAATTCTTAAATTTTGCCTCAAAGGCAATAAGAAATGTAAAAGGCACAGACTGTTGCTTTTTCATATAAGCAATTATTGAGAAAGTAGATCCATGGCTCCATCTGCTGGGGTTTAAAACCAGAAGCACAAGGAATTGTTGTTTATTGAAAGCACTGAGTTCTGGCCTACTTGTGAGAGTAGCTGCTGGGcagaagctgaaataaaaagtactgcattttatttttcagctggtGAATTGATGGAGTATATTTCTTTGGAGATATTGGTGTAATGTTTTGACAATTTTGCTCGTCTTAAAACTTGTGGTTTTTTCCCCGCAGTTACATTCACTGTCTGAGAGTTGAGCAATTTGTCTCATTTGACAAGAGACATATAGAATACAGAGGTGCCTGTATAATTTTACCCTATGTGTTTTTTATAGTCAGACAACTTCTGTAGGTTAGATAAAGACCTGATATTACAACATGAGCTGGATGGTTCATCCAGAGATCTCTCATGGGGAAAGAATAGgccaaaatataaaaaacttCTTGGTCTTCTCTGGCAATTAAATATGTGACATTAAGATATTTTTGAGAGTAATTTGCATTTTGCAATGTCTTGGTGCAGACCAGCATTTCCATCTGATTAACTTTTCAAATTTCTGTTAAGAGGGGAAATATTTTGCTCACACTTGGTTTCTCATTTCTATTGGTCTGAGAACAGGAGCTCAGAAACTCTGAGCTGTAGCTTAGCTCTTGAGGAAGAGAAGATTCTGAAATAATCCACTATTATTCTGCCTGCAAttgttttcaaagcagctttgtCATTTTCTGTCATTATATGAAAACCTGTCTTGTGTAATGCCAGCTGCAAGAATATGCATCAAAAATCCATtccataaaaagcaaaaattgtCTGTCTTGTTCAGCACTGAGTAAACACTTCAGTTTCAGTAGAAACTGGACTTTGGAACTTGAAAGTAATACAAAGTAATGGCTGTGTATTTGATCAAGATTCAAACCTCCATATAGAATAGTGTGCCTGTTTTCTTGAGTATTCTCATTATGTGCTAGCATATTTTGTCCTAAACAAGGAGCCTAAACAAAGGTGtctttctctgctcttctcttttGCCTCTGTTGAAGGTTTTAAGAATGATGCCCATAGGGACAAGGATTTTAGATAAAAAAAACTAATGGTTTTGCAGAGAAGATGTAGCTGGAGTGAATTTCACTCTGTAAGGGTTACTACTGTAAAGTTGCAAGTTCAAACACTCATGTTAAATGTGGAGTCTGAAAGGAAACACCTCCTATGTTAGTCATAACAGGACATATATGGCAGTTTATAACTCCTCTGCtgtaaacaaaaaattaatggaaGATCAGACTTCAGTAGTGCTGCTTCAGTAGTATCTGAAAGTATTGCTATCTTGAAatgcttgttttttttccttgtgttgcAAGTAGAAAAGTTGTCATTTTAACTTAATGCTAAACTTTGGCAGGTTAACAGTGcaaaatgtgtgtgtatgtaaaTTGTATATGATTCTATTAAgtaatgaataattaaaatattactaGAACATTCACAGCATTCAAACAGTGTATGCACATAGGCATGCAAATATACAGGTATATTTGCACAATAgtgtgtttttaaagaaatattatcTGAGAGCTATTGTAGACCTAGAAAGAAGAGTGTATTGTACTTCCTATTTCTGCTGCTTAGACAATTAGAGGAATGCTGACAGTTTATTTGTGTTCTTCCTTCAAGAGACAGGAAAGGAGGAATCAACTGAATAAATGCTGTTTTGTTATCTTCTGTTAGAGGCAATGTATTCTATTAAAATTTATTACCACCTGGAGGTCAAGGCTATGTTTATTCAGGGTCAGTCCTTAGGAATAATCTCTTATTATTTAGACACAGTCTTTGTATTCACAGTGCAAGTTACAGACTGTGCTTTTTGCTCAgttttctgcttccttctgctCTCAGGTTGGAAAATTTTGTAGTTGTAAACTAGGATGGCTTGTTCTTCAGTGAAGTGTCAATTTAAGCTGTgggcaggagagagaaaagcagcagcaaatgttTCATACACCCATAAAATGCCTACAGGGGTTTAAGGtagtttaaaatacattttgaatcTACTGATATTGTAAAACCGCATTctaaagtgcttttttttcagCAATTAAGATCTCTCCCTAAAATAGAGGAAAGAGTCCTCACAATCTCTAAAAATCTTGTGTGTGCTTATGTGTACCAGTAAGCCTGCAGGTAGAGATTCACTACATCAAAGAAATCCCAACACAGTTATGGTCTTGAAGTGGTTAAAGAAGCCAGAGATGCTtgaaggggagggaggaagagttTGATGTGGCTTTGAAAAGCCCATTTTTGGTAGGCAGAGTTGTGGACAGGTGAACAAGCTGGGTTAACGCCAGCTAAATGCAAACTTTCCTACCTGTCAGTGAAATGGGACAGCTGGCTGTGCTTCTGTTCACTGGTGAAAGTAAAGTTTTTCTGGTAaagtttttctattttttttctgaattctaTTGAGTTGTCAGTCACAGAACCTGGGCGTTGTCTAGGTCAGGCTTTAGCTTGCCATCAGAGATCACCAGTGACTTCTTGCAATTAGTGACTATTCCCAAgctgtttttctcatcctgaaCTACAAAATTGCTTATTGATTCCTGGTGCTTGTGAATAGTGTGGCTGCTTGGCACTGCATGTTCAGAGCGGAATTGTactagcatttaaaaaaaatgttaccAGCAGAAAAGTGCAGGTCAGTCTCTAGTCAGAAACAGTCTTTGTTTGAACTTGTACCCTTTCTTTCACAGTTACAAAACATATATGTAGTTTTATTagtacttaaatattttctgtttccatttaTGTATATTTGTGTGTATGTATACACTGCCTAAATATATACATTCCTCACAGGTACTTGCTGAGCCACATAACACATATTAAATTGCTCATTAGATGTATTACTTTGTTTTTGCAACTTGGCATGCAAACATTGTCTGGACAGCTgacttggggtttattttcaTGTGCTGAATACTAATAGCTCAGGAAGTTACATAGGGGCATAATTCCTACAGCCTCACATGTTCCTgtgattatatttttttattgctatCTCTCTGTGGTCCTGTCTTTCACAGTGGTAGTTTATTATAATGAGAACAAAAAGGAGATAGAACTGGTATATGTTCCAGAGATTAATATTCTTCCAGTACATCTGTGGTGCTGATCAAAATAAGTTTtgcttaaatatttataaaaaaaggCCAAGTGTCTGTGCATGGAAGTACTTCTCCCTAATTTcaaaaaccatgaaaaattaGCTAATTATAAGCAAATAGGCTGTGAGAGAATTCCAAAGAAGTGTTCAAAAGAAACATGACAGTTCAAATCTAGAAACATGATCCCATATTTTGACAGTAAATTCCTTGAACTTACAGTTCTTTAGGAAGAATTTTTGGTGTTGGATATTTTGGCTGGACTGCAATGCCATCATTTTCTGTACTGCAAAGTGATACAGCCTTTAACAGGAGCACATAAAGTAATTGAAATCCAACTGGAAGTTCTGTGAAGATTGAAAAGTTGAGATCATCTTCTTTCATGCAAAAATCTGAGTATTTGGAAATTCAAAATAATGACTTTTTCTACTCAGATCATGAAAAATCAACTGTCTTCTAAGAGTGCTTACACTTTATAAGAACTTAAAAACAAGGATGTTTGGGCGATATATTTGTCTATCTCTTGGCATTTAGATTTTACATCATTAGCCAGTGTAACAGTATAAAATACTGTATGATATTGTATATAAGATTGTATCTTTTGTTGGTAGAATATTTTAAGTGACATGTTTGCTCAGTTTTCAGTACTGGCTTTTGAATATCACTTTGAAATGCTAGAAGCCTTCAGTAATGTGCATGCAACAAATTGATGTTGACATCTCATGTATTTAGGCTGACTGACAAATCTGTTTGCGTGGTCTTTGAGGCTGAATAATTTATCTTCTTTCCCCCAtccctttgtttttctgtcatCCCAGGTTATTCTATTGGCTGTGAAGAACCACGGACCCTTGGTGCCCTGATGGGGGACTCGGGATCCAGACGCTCGACTCTTGTATCTCGGTTGCCAATATTCAGGAGAAGTGTTAGCCGGAGACACGACTCCCTTCCTTCCTCGCCTTCTTCTGCCAATGCCATTGGTGTCCACACCTCCTCCCCATCCAGCACCAACTCCAGctcagggagcacaggaaaGCGCCGGAGCATTTTCCGCACCCCTTCCATTAGCTTCCATAACAAGAAAGGGAGTGAGCAGAAGCCTGATTCAGCAAGTCAAAATGTTAACATCTCAAATGGTGCCCAGTCTTCCCTTAGCACTTTTCACAAACTCAGCTTAGACGAGCACATAAAAAGCAGAGGAAGGCATTCAGTTGGCTTTGGCAGTTCACGTAACAAGAAGATAACAAGGTCTTTGACAGATGAttttgaaaagggaaaggagcCCTCAGCTAATAAGAATGTCTTTATCAATTGCATAAGCTCTGGGAAAAATGAGGGTGATGATTCGGGCTTTGCAGAAGAGCGGAGCCGATACTCTGTCAAACAGTCCACACGAAAACTTCTCACTAAGTCTTTTTCATCACACTACAAATTTTCCAAACCAGTTTCAGAGAGTCAGTCGGTTTCCTCTGTGCAGCAGCCCAGGTGCCTGCTGGAAGTTAATTCCTACGTGGAGAGCGAGCCTGTGATGGCCAAGTCGTCTCCTCCGTGCTCGGCTGAGACGACGGAGTGCAtgggcagctccctgcagtCCCCGCTGCTCTCGGCTGACCTCACAGCCGCCCAGACCCCCTCGGACTTCATCGCTCTCACCGAGGACTCCGTGTCAGAGGCTGatgccctgcccagcagtggGCCTGGGGCGCTGCTCGCAGAAGATTTTGGCCACGATGTCTCTGCCTCTCAGGTCTTCTttaatcctgctgctgctcctgcgaGGGAGAGAGATACTGTGCAAAGTGCTGGCCATTCTGCTGGCGTGTCTCCTGCGAGTCACGCAAGCTCGTGCAGTGTGGAGTCCAGTACCTTATTCAAAACCTCAGTTGCTAATCAAACAAAAGTACTGTTGCAAACCAATGGACTGCATATTAATGATGCCAGgcacatagaaaaaaataactcaGAAAATGCACATTTAGAAACCTTGATGTTAGAGTGTAGTGAAGAACCAGTGACACTCTCTCCAAAGGCACGGGGGTTGAGTGGCAGCAGAGATGATAGCACTCCATCCAAGCACATGAGAAACGCAATTCCTGTAGTGGAGTCTAATGGAGTTCCATGTTCTGAACCTCAGTCCTTTAAAATACAACAGGGTTATGAATCAAACCATTCTAAAGGTATGTTTCatggttttttcatttttgagtTTGGGTGGGCTAGCCTCATTTCTTCTATAATGATTGTTTTGTCATAGAATGTTTTCTGGAATTGCAAGTGTTAACTATGAAGTTCAGAAAGTACAAATTGTGTCCTCCTCCAGAACTGCAGGAATTAAAGGCAAAGTCTGTGATTTCTTTGAGTTTGTGTTTTAGAGTTTACAAACACCCATAAGTGCTGTTTGTGTCTGTGCTTTGCTTAATAGAAAATGAATTAAGAATGCAAGTACTGATTCCCAGCTCGTGTTAGAGGCTGAAGCTATGATTCCTTGAGACATGGGAATTTTGGACTTAAGCCTTGGGGTTGCATAATTTGGGATGAAAATGTCACCAGAGAAATAAATGTTCTTGTAGTCTGATTCTGGGAAATAATACAgttttttttatattgatttGGGTTTAGAATTTTATAGCCTGGCTTTCTCTATTCAGCTGATGTTATGGAGTAGCTCAAAGTGGATATTTTGTCAAAGTATGAAATGTCCTGTTTCTGCTTCCATCTGAAATAAGTGTCCAAATTCTCATTTTGTCATCTATCAAACTGAGGAAGTCAATTACCATTTAAATTTCACACTGGGTTTTTAGTTTATGCAGAGTTATTTGGAAATACTAACAAGATTAAGTGGAAAGACTTTGCCTACAAATCCCAATCTACAGAGATACAGATAAATAAGACACCAGGCCCTTGAGTGAAGGACACCTGTCAGAAGACATTTATCTCTGACAGTTGATTTTCTCAAGCCAGCTTAATGACTGGTGCTTTCTTGCTTAATCCTGAGGATCCATGTGGTGAGCCAAAATTTGAGAGTTAACAAGACAGCATTTGTAGTGATTGTATTAGAAGATGAATGATCTTAAGTATAAACTCATATAAATTCACACCCATCATTTTGCTTGGTTGTTTATCTAGCCATGTGGATTATAAGCAATCAAAAGCAATCTTGCATTTTGAATTATTAGTCACTGCTCGGCTTAGTTGGATATCTTGTACGTAAGTGGCAATAGAAAGTCATATTAATCCACTGAATTAGCTTTCACCAGAGGGCTCCTCTTTCACTCAGAATGCCAGtcactttggggaaaaaaatattcccatttatCTATATTACTGGTCCTGAGCACTCAGTTTGTCTTCCTTGCCACATTGTCCCACCTGTAAGTAGCTCTTATTTCAAAATCTGTCTTGCAAAAGTGTACTGCAGAGCACTAAGTGAGCAGCTTGGAGGGATGTTTAGAAATACTGCCTGCATTTCAAACTCATGTATTGGTAATTTGATATTTAGTCTGTATTTCAGTAAAGCAGCTAAAGGGAGTTGAAATTGTGATACAGATGTTTTTGTAAATTGGATTCAGGTTCACAGAAACACAAGAGCTAATATTGCACTATATGAAAGTTGTTGATTAAttgttctgttcttttagtgctgttcaaaatacttttttttttcctggtgttgTGAAGAATGTATTTCCAATTAGCAATTCCCTAGGCGTACAAAGGAACCAGTGAAAATAAGACAAAATCGTGCCATATGAACTGAGTCAAATACAGGAAAAGCTTACATGGCCATCAGTAAGATATGGTTATAAGCAGTTACACCTGTTGCAAACAGACTGGTTTGAACATTTAGTTTTCTAAAATAGTATTTAAATCTAGATGTGAATACAAAATACTTCTGTGCATTTTCTTTGGTAATAGATATTTTCTGTACCTGGTCTCATAGCTGATATCATTATAGATAGCATTGTAAATGTGACATTAATGTATGAGCAGGTTTGATGTGTCATGTATTTCTTCATATacctttatgtatttttatgtgatatggattttttttgagaACCTTAAGGGAAAATGTCTCTTCTCTTGCAAAATGCAAAAGGTAAGATTTTCTGTATATGTGACATTTATTATGCTACTACTCTTTTATCTGTCTCTATCTCTAAATTTGCCCTAGCATGTCAAACTGtactttttttctgatgtgTTACTGTTTTAACTGGACTGGGATTTTGCCCACTGACTGCAGGCTGATGGAAGGTGCAGGTGTAAGTCTAAGTTAGGAATGCTGAACAGAAATGGAAATCTGTCTAATGTGCATCCCTGTCTTATGCAGGGGTAACAAAGTTATCGCCTGGTACTTCACTACCTGGACTTACTTGACCTTGGGGGTCTAGGCAAGGTTGGGTTTTGGCACCACTGGGCAAGTGATAATTTCTCTGGTAGATTTTACTGTGAtgaagggagaaagaaaagggtcGAGCAAAGACTCTCTGGACTCTATGAGGAGCCCTGGACTGGGCTGTGGTGTGCTGAGCATGCCTATCATTGGGGCTGAACTGCGGGCCCAGGTGACATCTTAATCTAGGTAAGCATGGTCTGATTTTCACAGAACATTTCTCATGTAATTTCAGTGTAATTATTTCAAGCAAAGCAGTGTTCTGATGAAGAAaattgttgtcatcttattgcaaaagttctcataccttcttggtgatttctcatggtcaTCTCTTCGCAGCACTGACTCCCtttttcttcacagcacagccaacaaactccaactctcctcacccagctaacccactcttttgtagcactcgtCTTCttactggacacagctgtggcctgttaagggcagggctgttcctaatctttggtgatcagtacagctgcaactcctcaggtgtgagactcCCTTCTgcactacctttattttcttacatccTATCCCACCACAGAAAATACTTGTAGAGAGCAGTTCCCTGTAGCAATTGCTGTTTGCTTCTGTCTTTGTAGTTGATGTTGCCAACAGCCTCAGTCCGTACCGGGAGGGCAGATTTGTTGAGAAACGCCTGAGGTCTTCTTCAGAAGGCACTGCTGGGGGCAGCCGGCTGATCATAAAACCAAAGGATGGAAATACAGAAGAGCTTAACAGCCTAAGGAAGCAGAGAGCAAGCTCGTCCTCTTCCAAAATGAACAGCATGGTGAGTTTTATTCCCACATCCAtaagtttgtttttctctgattGGCGTAGCTATAGTGAGAAGCAGTGACTTCACATAGAACAGTAATAAAGAGGGCAGGAGCTGTCTCAGGCTTCCAAAATGTGATCCAGGCTCAGCTTCAGatattaaaagtatttttttgcAGGGTGGAGTGCTGCAAAAGGTTTGTCTACTTTCTGAAGAGTTTCTTGCTGACATATTCTAGTGTTTTGCTAGTGCTTGGAGCTTTTCGTGTTTCTCTGTTTTTTGCGGGAAGTTTGCATGCAAATATCAGTGAATGACATGTGATTTTTCAGAGCCAGAAAGAACGTGATGATATTTAAAGATGCTGTTTCATGTGGGTATACAAAGCATTATGCAGATGGAGTTATGCCCTAACATATTGGGTAACCCTGACTCAGGCATGTGAACCTTTTTTGGGTTCCTAGACCCAAGCTGTTAGGCAGATCTGTGTTTGTTTAAATACTAGGCTATATTGATGCTATTGCACTTCCTTCTGTTTAGCTCCGTATTAATGATGGAAATGGGAAGGTGTGACAATCCAGGAACAGTGGGAAGTAGGAAAAGTGTGGATGGGATTAGGTGGTAATCTGATCccttctttgtgttttgtttatgAAATCTATGAGTTTTTTTACCCACTGCTATTAGCAAGTTTGTCCCCATATTGATAGGATTTGCTTATGCTTATTGGTAATACAGTCACAGACCAAGGACTTCTAAAACAAGATTAGAGAGCATGCTCATGAGAGAAGGTAAAATTATTCCTGTTTTTCCCGTATTACATATGGATATTATCTTCCTGTCTTAAGAAAATAGAACTTTTCACAATCAATTTGTGTTTAACATCACAGTAGCAGATGGCTACCAATGACTGATGCTGATGAAGAATAAATACTAGGTAAAGAATCGATGTTACTACACGAAGTATTATAAAAAGCCTTATCTTTCTTAGATGGCTAGAACAACATGAGTCACATGGCTGCCTGTATTAATTTTGTTCAGTTCTGGAGAGCAATGAACCACAGATATGTAAGGGATGACAAATCCTTGGGGGAGAGCAGAGGCCCCTGTGGCAAGGACAGCATTGCTGTGCAGTTCTGCTCTGAAGCACTGAGCAAGCAGCCGTGCCTGTGGATGTGGTTTTCTGGCATCACCCAGATGTCTTGTTAAGCTGAAGAAATTGTGTACCTGTATCTTTGCCCCTGTTTGAGTTCTTTTTCTTGTTGGCAGGCAGTGTGCACTGTTTCTGCTGAGGGACTGGGAGTGAGGAGCAGAAAGTCTTGCTGAAGGGATGTGAGATTTTTCACAGGAGACaggaagtaaaaaaacccaacatctGAGAAATTGTTCTTTATCCTCAACATCTTGGTCAGCAGTGTATTCTCGCATAATTGTCAGTTCTTGTTTCGAAGATGAAAGGTAAAGGCTTGGATAGACTGATATTCTGGCTAAGACCATGTGCTGTTTGCAAATGAaatttagggaagaaaaaaaatctttcaaaataaCTCTGCAAGTGTGCCTATTTCATAGTATTGTAAATAACGATGTGAAGGAAGTGCTTCAGATGGATTTGGATTGCCAGCTGTGTGTTTAGAGAGCTGCTGTTCTTGCAGTAGCTGATTCCTGCTACAAGAGGGCACCGTTTCACCAGAAATGGTTTTGAGCAGTGATTACTGCAATTCAGGATGTGTGTTTGAGCAGTTTCGTGTTGTTAGTCTGTGCAGTATAGTAGACCCTTTCCAAATGAGAAGTATTGATAGTGATGCAATTTAAAGAGATGGATATTGCTCTATAAACTCTGGTCATTCTAATGCTTTAACAATGAACTCACGAGTTAACAAATTTAAATCTTTTCATATAACATATAGTCTAGTTAACTATACTTCAGAAGGCTGGTAGAAATTATACTTTGCCTACTGTTTATACCTAGGTGGTTCTTCTTTTCCGATGTGTAAGAgagacaaaaggaaagaaaaatgtgaattagTACAGGCAAAAGACCTGAATGGTCTGAAATATGCAGTCCT from Ammospiza nelsoni isolate bAmmNel1 chromosome 4, bAmmNel1.pri, whole genome shotgun sequence includes the following:
- the CCSER1 gene encoding serine-rich coiled-coil domain-containing protein 1 isoform X4 — its product is MGDSGSRRSTLVSRLPIFRRSVSRRHDSLPSSPSSANAIGVHTSSPSSTNSSSGSTGKRRSIFRTPSISFHNKKGSEQKPDSASQNVNISNGAQSSLSTFHKLSLDEHIKSRGRHSVGFGSSRNKKITRSLTDDFEKGKEPSANKNVFINCISSGKNEGDDSGFAEERSRYSVKQSTRKLLTKSFSSHYKFSKPVSESQSVSSVQQPRCLLEVNSYVESEPVMAKSSPPCSAETTECMGSSLQSPLLSADLTAAQTPSDFIALTEDSVSEADALPSSGPGALLAEDFGHDVSASQVFFNPAAAPARERDTVQSAGHSAGVSPASHASSCSVESSTLFKTSVANQTKVLLQTNGLHINDARHIEKNNSENAHLETLMLECSEEPVTLSPKARGLSGSRDDSTPSKHMRNAIPVVESNGVPCSEPQSFKIQQGYESNHSKVDVANSLSPYREGRFVEKRLRSSSEGTAGGSRLIIKPKDGNTEELNSLRKQRASSSSSKMNSMDVLNNLGSCELDEDDLMLDLEFLEEQHHQRSVCREDSYQSIVSCAAVVLTPLETTVDTRKKEQMIMPDVSKQNLSLKLSKEVEQGEARHPRVSQLAGSPSVEWPFTGLEEGGGIESLPFRLMLQDCTAVKTLLLKMKRVLQESTDMSPAGSTASLPVSPLPEEPLFFKDGIKDECSVLKLQLKERDDLIAQLREELGLVSL
- the CCSER1 gene encoding serine-rich coiled-coil domain-containing protein 1 isoform X1 translates to MGDSGSRRSTLVSRLPIFRRSVSRRHDSLPSSPSSANAIGVHTSSPSSTNSSSGSTGKRRSIFRTPSISFHNKKGSEQKPDSASQNVNISNGAQSSLSTFHKLSLDEHIKSRGRHSVGFGSSRNKKITRSLTDDFEKGKEPSANKNVFINCISSGKNEGDDSGFAEERSRYSVKQSTRKLLTKSFSSHYKFSKPVSESQSVSSVQQPRCLLEVNSYVESEPVMAKSSPPCSAETTECMGSSLQSPLLSADLTAAQTPSDFIALTEDSVSEADALPSSGPGALLAEDFGHDVSASQVFFNPAAAPARERDTVQSAGHSAGVSPASHASSCSVESSTLFKTSVANQTKVLLQTNGLHINDARHIEKNNSENAHLETLMLECSEEPVTLSPKARGLSGSRDDSTPSKHMRNAIPVVESNGVPCSEPQSFKIQQGYESNHSKVDVANSLSPYREGRFVEKRLRSSSEGTAGGSRLIIKPKDGNTEELNSLRKQRASSSSSKMNSMDVLNNLGSCELDEDDLMLDLEFLEEQHHQRSVCREDSYQSIVSCAAVVLTPLETTVDTRKKEQMIMPDVSKQNLSLKLSKEVEQGEARHPRVSQLAGSPSVEWPFTGLEEGGGIESLPFRLMLQDCTAVKTLLLKMKRVLQESTDMSPAGSTASLPVSPLPEEPLFFKDGIKDECSVLKLQLKERDDLIAQLREELEKAQCFQKALACQADKSTQTELVGHDTTYPVRTVSQNLSTRDRKSALTPTEDPFRQPPGNQAAAYESKSCQLSNLCLSSLLKEKELVEAIKHTRGTYESLAPEAAQNGLAVTAASPAQAASKADGFPAFPGAPKDQSAVPRQHSTFTGRLGQPPRGPISLHMYSRKNVFLHHNLHTAELQTLGQQDG
- the CCSER1 gene encoding serine-rich coiled-coil domain-containing protein 1 isoform X2, whose translation is MGDSGSRRSTLVSRLPIFRRSVSRRHDSLPSSPSSANAIGVHTSSPSSTNSSSGSTGKRRSIFRTPSISFHNKKGSEQKPDSASQNVNISNGAQSSLSTFHKLSLDEHIKSRGRHSVGFGSSRNKKITRSLTDDFEKGKEPSANKNVFINCISSGKNEGDDSGFAEERSRYSVKQSTRKLLTKSFSSHYKFSKPVSESQSVSSVQQPRCLLEVNSYVESEPVMAKSSPPCSAETTECMGSSLQSPLLSADLTAAQTPSDFIALTEDSVSEADALPSSGPGALLAEDFGHDVSASQVFFNPAAAPARERDTVQSAGHSAGVSPASHASSCSVESSTLFKTSVANQTKVLLQTNGLHINDARHIEKNNSENAHLETLMLECSEEPVTLSPKARGLSGSRDDSTPSKHMRNAIPVVESNGVPCSEPQSFKIQQGYESNHSKVDVANSLSPYREGRFVEKRLRSSSEGTAGGSRLIIKPKDGNTEELNSLRKQRASSSSSKMNSMDVLNNLGSCELDEDDLMLDLEFLEEQHHQRSVCREDSYQSIVSCAAVVLTPLETTVDTRKKEQMIMPDVSKQNLSLKLSKEVEQGEARHPRVSQLAGSPSVEWPFTGLEEGGGIESLPFRLMLQDCTAVKTLLLKMKRVLQESTDMSPAGSTASLPVSPLPEEPLFFKDGIKDECSVLKLQLKERDDLIAQLREELEKAQCFQKALACQADKSTQTELVGHDALWNSPCSEGLVYKPINISLVPSLLN
- the CCSER1 gene encoding serine-rich coiled-coil domain-containing protein 1 isoform X3, translating into MGDSGSRRSTLVSRLPIFRRSVSRRHDSLPSSPSSANAIGVHTSSPSSTNSSSGSTGKRRSIFRTPSISFHNKKGSEQKPDSASQNVNISNGAQSSLSTFHKLSLDEHIKSRGRHSVGFGSSRNKKITRSLTDDFEKGKEPSANKNVFINCISSGKNEGDDSGFAEERSRYSVKQSTRKLLTKSFSSHYKFSKPVSESQSVSSVQQPRCLLEVNSYVESEPVMAKSSPPCSAETTECMGSSLQSPLLSADLTAAQTPSDFIALTEDSVSEADALPSSGPGALLAEDFGHDVSASQVFFNPAAAPARERDTVQSAGHSAGVSPASHASSCSVESSTLFKTSVANQTKVLLQTNGLHINDARHIEKNNSENAHLETLMLECSEEPVTLSPKARGLSGSRDDSTPSKHMRNAIPVVESNGVPCSEPQSFKIQQGYESNHSKVDVANSLSPYREGRFVEKRLRSSSEGTAGGSRLIIKPKDGNTEELNSLRKQRASSSSSKMNSMDVLNNLGSCELDEDDLMLDLEFLEEQHHQRSVCREDSYQSIVSCAAVVLTPLETTVDTRKKEQMIMPDVSKQNLSLKLSKEVEQGEARHPRVSQLAGSPSVEWPFTGLEEGGGIESLPFRLMLQDCTAVKTLLLKMKRVLQESTDMSPAGSTASLPVSPLPEEPLFFKDGIKDECSVLKLQLKERDDLIAQLREELSSNLRLPLSNWREQKFRDG